GAAAACCTTTATCTTCGACTCCAGCAGCACATCCGAGGCCACGTCCACCGCCCCCGTGGGGACCACCAGCAGGTCGGCCCCCAGCCGGTCGGAAGCCTTCTGGATGCTCGACCCGACGCTGAGTATGAAGGACGCTCCGAATACGAGGATGGATACCAAAAGACCGATGGAGACGACAAGGACAGCTGGTCTGAAGGATTTTCTCTTAAGGTTCTTTACGGCTACGCTGAAAAGGCTGAACTTCACTTTTCTCCTTCCGGTAAAAGGCGGGCACCCTATTAGTCTAAGACAGGATGCCCGCCTTTTTCAACGTCTCGTCCCGGACAAACCGGCGGTCGAACCGCCGGCGGCCGGACCGGTCGCTACTTCCAGTTGGCCTCTACCCCGCAGAGGGCGGCGTCGAAGTGCATGCCCATCTTGCTGTGACAAGCGGAGCAGACGGAAACGGACTTGCCGACCAGCTTCTTCGCGTTGATGTCGTAAAGCTGCAGCGTACCGTCCTGGTTCTCGCCGGGTGTCCTGAGCGTCAGCACCGCGTACTTGCTGTCAGGGGTGCCGATGGCGTCGTGGTTCTCGCCTTCGTTCATCATCTCCCTGTCAAGGAGCTTCAGGTTCTTGGCATCGAAGAGGTAGAACCTGTCGGCGCCGGACTGCAGGATGTACTTGCCGTCAGGAGTGTAGTACTGCCTGAAGGTAAACGTCCCCGACTCCGTCGGGCCGGTGCCGCCCGGGCTCGCGGAAACCGTGTTCTTCGCCAGCACCTTCACCTTGCCCT
The Nitrospirota bacterium genome window above contains:
- a CDS encoding ABC transporter permease, translating into MKFSLFSVAVKNLKRKSFRPAVLVVSIGLLVSILVFGASFILSVGSSIQKASDRLGADLLVVPTGAVDVASDVLLESKIKVF